A genome region from Planctomycetota bacterium includes the following:
- a CDS encoding ABC transporter permease, which produces MSTPPTPAPPSDATSPPAGLWSAMLSGLVTPLTLLVALGHDLVDRVIGFGRFTRFAAGTFLGIFDARSWGRRDRLPRQLYLVGTTSLPVLAITGAFIGMILAFEGYRQFQTIGQESRLGGVINLSLVKQIGPVLAAVMLAGRVGCSLTAELGTMRVTEQLDAMRAMGSDPVRVLVVPRLLACVLVIPALTVLSNLCGVLGGYLILTRFYDSDQLLYWRYSEQFVHWFDVLSGLVKSLFYGAGIGLVACWKGFSCKPGAEGVGEATTDSFVTSFITIIVMSLVLVKLLNDLDFLIRGGVDSVFR; this is translated from the coding sequence ATGAGCACGCCCCCCACGCCCGCCCCGCCTTCCGACGCGACCTCGCCGCCCGCGGGGCTGTGGTCCGCGATGCTGTCCGGGCTCGTCACGCCGCTCACGCTGCTGGTGGCGCTCGGGCACGACCTGGTCGACCGTGTGATCGGGTTCGGGCGGTTCACGCGCTTCGCGGCGGGGACGTTCCTGGGCATCTTCGACGCGCGCTCGTGGGGCCGGCGCGACCGACTGCCCCGCCAGTTGTACCTCGTCGGCACCACCTCGCTCCCGGTGCTCGCCATCACCGGCGCGTTCATCGGGATGATCCTCGCCTTCGAGGGCTACCGCCAGTTCCAGACCATCGGACAGGAATCGCGCCTGGGCGGGGTCATCAACCTCTCGCTCGTCAAGCAGATCGGCCCGGTGCTCGCCGCCGTCATGCTCGCCGGACGCGTCGGCTGCTCGCTCACCGCCGAACTCGGCACCATGCGCGTCACCGAGCAGCTCGACGCCATGCGCGCCATGGGCAGCGACCCCGTCCGCGTGCTCGTCGTGCCGCGCCTGCTCGCCTGCGTGCTCGTCATCCCCGCGCTGACCGTGCTCTCGAACCTCTGCGGCGTGCTCGGGGGCTACCTCATCCTCACGCGCTTCTATGACTCCGACCAGCTCCTGTACTGGCGCTACTCCGAGCAGTTCGTGCACTGGTTCGACGTGCTCAGCGGGCTCGTCAAGAGCCTCTTTTACGGCGCGGGCATCGGGCTCGTCGCCTGCTGGAAGGGCTTCTCGTGCAAGCCCGGCGCCGAGGGCGTCGGCGAGGCCACCACCGATTCCTTCGTCACCAGCTTCATCACCATCATCGTCATGAGCCTCGTGCTCGTGAAGCTGCTGAACGACCTCGATTTCCTCATCCGGGGCGGCGTGGACTCCGTCTTCCGCTAG